In Nitrospira sp., the genomic window CACTCGCCTTGATCCGCTTCCTGCTTGGGATCGGAGAAGCAGCAGCCTTGCCGACCTTCAACCGAGCAGTCACAGACTGGCTTCCTCCCCACGAACGGGGACTTGGTATCGGCATTGCCATTGGAGGAATCGGGGTGGGTGCGGCCATCACCCCTCCAATCACCGCTTGGATCATGGTCAACTATGGATGGCAGACCGCATTTTATCTTTCAAGCGCTCTTGGTATAGGTCTGGCCGTCATCTGGTCGCTTCTCGCCGCTGATCGTCCCACCAGTCATCCCTGGCTCACTTCTTCCACACGCACGCTCTCTACAACGCCCGCGCAGAAGCCCCAATCTTCGATTCCCTGGAAGCGCCTACGACAAACCTCCACGGTCTGGTGGCTCATGCTGAGTTACGGATGCCTGGGCTATGTCGCCTATGTCTATATGTCCTGGTTCTATTTGTACCTCGTCAATGAGCGAGGTTTCAGCATCTTGCGCGGTGGACTTTTCGCTGCTGCCCCATTCCTGGCCATCCTCCTGTCCTGTCCCCTCGGAGGATGGGTCACGGATCGGCTGGCGGCCAAGCATGGCGTCACAATCGGGAGGCGCATCGTCGGTATGGCTGGTATGGGTCTGGCCGCTCTGTCCATCGCCGTTGGTGCCTTGGTCGAATCGCCCTACCTCGCCATTACCTGTCTCTCCTTCGGAGCAGGATGGCTCTATTTCACGATC contains:
- a CDS encoding MFS transporter is translated as MSQTASPSPIESSSPSPLRWLILGLLFSISVVTYIDRVNISVTARQMMPALGLTDQEMGWVFSAFVVGYALFQIPGGWLSDRWGVRVILIIALIWWSCFTAWTAVAATSFLAGPLGIVGALALIRFLLGIGEAAALPTFNRAVTDWLPPHERGLGIGIAIGGIGVGAAITPPITAWIMVNYGWQTAFYLSSALGIGLAVIWSLLAADRPTSHPWLTSSTRTLSTTPAQKPQSSIPWKRLRQTSTVWWLMLSYGCLGYVAYVYMSWFYLYLVNERGFSILRGGLFAAAPFLAILLSCPLGGWVTDRLAAKHGVTIGRRIVGMAGMGLAALSIAVGALVESPYLAITCLSFGAGWLYFTIGAYWSSISDLSPSHAGSLSGLMNMGANLGGAVSPTLTPWVAQQWGWSASLGLAAFMALLGGFMWFRINPEERLTGDSAPD